The Diprion similis isolate iyDipSimi1 chromosome 11, iyDipSimi1.1, whole genome shotgun sequence genome includes a region encoding these proteins:
- the LOC124412452 gene encoding uncharacterized protein LOC124412452, with the protein MGWILMSFGVALAVFIAAGIVLVLFKRYRVGWQWSARNVWSICEEWRQRLSWLWAPREEKVGLVKAQHPTGQTIPGLYRQAGSTSHHILHSESDLRLDAQGAFTRFESVDRDLHPPIGGTSIPPQPLRPAPQPKPIARPRPSPLQAPTASESLRLQDIGPAPLTPPPQGLTAVGNGLQHRGQSAFIFPSEPKPGYNKYEVKQLTKHSSESSQTNSFGVFGGGGFENSGVGQSQDYVFPSGGYDGLKMKSDHESFSGTGSFQQFGSAGEQRGVRYPALPATEEETEPFGNRESSQRTLGSIYNPRHARTELRSSLSGYTGGSSTAQTIMESIYGPQAASKMLQNSQNGTETSCCSISQGGGSSQNQSVIEMTPFRAQLQNVPEGEAGTSHTLGQNTMAKSPGFQNVSQMIQTKQPAIYSFYAGQNSQTTAQDHKTISQSTSKGRGLQDNASVSSLLSDPPHPGPVPPPAPPDPPNGGNSTLRKNGPTTGERIFNALRSVTSQSYIDASEFYNSVLSSAQQVQRFTFPPSESLEDGTPSHRTPNDAQGFYVEPEIPKLTKTGRGSDLYSPELNLEAHRTAQEVYNSLQDPPASPLLLKDLSQEPHPYLSDPSFTRTSEDIFNSLEQRRKSMERLNGFQDYTEVETTDPPRRRSNQDLCTALEEVQMKRKLSQSAEDSYPGFGVGEIVEALPDSRRGSQGPEPEPPPDESTLKRAVSCDSVCSDTSVVLGDLEETPIVGHLCVGLEYERWGGRGGEGDLTVSVLEARDLITSDGRPAQNTFVRVCLLPDRQTHVQTRLYRSSPSPSYQEKFLFPLDGGPVGRSLLVEVFSVDISMGGGASLLAEASLKLGPAPRPPATTWLPLIGTALPIPHLGELMFSLSYLPTAERLTLVVVKARNLRGGNPLPGDTFVKVYLLQHGKKMHKKRTSVKKGEKSPIFNEAIIFNVPAHALQSIQLRLTVAEAGEPRAYSVGHVIVGGDASGRALAHWRQMLTALRRPVAMWHPLRK; encoded by the exons ATGGGCTGGATTTTGATGAGTTTTGGTGTCGCCCTGGCCGTTTTTATCGCCGCAGGAATTGTCTTGGTGCTTTTTAAAAG ATATCGCGTCGGTTGGCAATGGAGCGCTAGAAACGTGTGGAGCATCTGCGAAGAGTGGAGACAAAGGTTATCCTGGCTTTGGGCTCCGAGGGAGGAAAAG gtgGGACTCGTCAAGGCTCAGCATCCGACAGGACAAACTATTCCCGGTTTATATCGGCAGGCCGGAAGCACGTCACACCACATCCTCCACAGCGAGAGCGATTTGAGATTGGACGCGCAAGGAGCTTTCACGAG ATTCGAATCGGTGGACAGAGATCTGCATCCCCCGATCGGAGGGACGTCGATACCTCCGCAGCCCCTGAGACCGGCACCACAACCAAAGCCGATTGCTCGGCCAAGACCATCACCTCTGCAAGCACCAACAGCCAGCGAAAGTCTGCGGCTGCAGGACATCGGTCCAGCGCCGTTAACACCCCCGCCGCAAGGGTTGACAGCCGTTGGTAACGGTCTCCAGCATCGGGGACAAAGCGCGTTTATATTTCCAAGCGAACCGAAGCCGGGATACAATAAGTACGAAGTTAAGCAGTTGACGAAGCACAGCAGTGAAAGTTCCCAGACAAACTCGTTCGGGGTTTTCGGAGGCGGgggttttgaaaattcgggGGTAGGTCAGAGCCAGGATTACGTGTTTCCGAGCGGCGGTTACGACGGTTTGAAGATGAAATCCGATCACGAAAGTTTCTCGGGAACCGGAAGCTTCCAGCAGTTCGGATCAGCGGGTGAGCAGCGAGGCGTGAGGTACCCGGCATTACCTGCAACGGAAGAGGAAACCGAGCCTTTTGGGAACCGCGAATCGAGCCAGAGAACCCTCGGATCGATTTACAATCCGAGACACGCGCGAACCGAGTTGAGATCTTCGCTGAGTGGCTACACCGGCGGCTCGTCAACGGCCCAAACAATTATGGAGTCGATTTATGGGCCCCAGGCGGCCTCGAAGATGCTTCAAAACAGCCAGAACGGGACCGAAACGAGCTGCTGCAGCATCAGCCAGGGTGGCGGCTCGTCGCAGAATCAAAGCGTGATTGAAATGACGCCGTTCAGAGCGCAACTACAAAACGTACCTGAGGGAGAAGCCGGGACCTCCCATACACTAGGACAGAATACAATGGCCAAGTCTCCAGGGTTTCAGAACGTCTCGCAGATGATACAGACCAAACAACCGGCGATATATTCGTTTTATGCCGGCCAAAATAGCCAGACGACAGCACAGGATCATAAAACGATTTCCCAGAGTACTTCCAAGGGGAGAGGACTGCAGGACAATGCCTCTGTTTCCTCGCTCCTGTCCGACCCCCCGCATCCCGGTCCAGTTCCACCCCCTGCCCCTCCTGACCCCCCTAACGGTGGAAATTCAACGTTGAGAAAAAACGGGCCAACAACCGGCGAACGTATTTTCAACGCCCTCAGATCCGTCACGTCGCAAAGTTACATTGACGCCTCGGAGTTTTATAA CTCGGTACTATCCTCCGCTCAGCAAGTCCAGAGGTTCACGTTTCCACCCTCAGAATCATTGGAAGACGGTACACCAAGTCACCGGACACCAAACGATGCTCAAGGGTTTTACGTAGAGCCGGAAATACCGAAATTAACGAAGACGGGTCGAGGCTCGGACCTTTATAGCCCTGAGCTTAATTTGGAGGCTCACAGAACGGCGCAGGAG GTGTACAACAGTCTTCAGGATCCCCCTGCGTCGCCATTACTGTTAAAGGACCTCAGCCAGGAACCTCATCCTTATCTTTCGGATCCCAGCTTCACAAGGACATCGGAG GATATTTTCAACAGCCTTGAACAGAGGAGAAAAAGCATGGAGAGACTAAACGGTTTCCAAGATTATACCGAAGTGGAAACAACAGACCCCCCAAG AAGACGGAGTAATCAGGATCTCTGTACCGCTTTGGAAGAGGTTCAAATGAAACGAAAGCTCTCCCAG TCCGCCGAAGATTCTTACCCGGGATTTGGGGTTGGAGAGATCGTCGAAGCGTTGCCGGACAGTCGGCGAGGATCTCAGGGACCCGAGCCTGAACCACCACCCGACGAATCAACCCTGAAAAGAGCTGTGAGTTGCGACAGCGTCTGCTCGGACACCAGTGTGGTCCTTGGTGATCTGGAGGAGACTCCAATCGTCGGACATCTCTGCGTTGGTCTCGAGTACGAGCGATGGGGTGGACGAGGTGGCGAAGGAGATCTCACGGTGAGCGTCCTCGAGGCCAGGGACTTGATCACCTCGGATGGAAGACCCGCCCAGAACACCTTTGTCAG AGTTTGTCTTCTTCCGGACAGACAAACGCACGTGCAAACAAGATTATACCGAAGCTCGCCGTCGCCGAGTTACCAGGAAAAGTTCCTCTTCCCTTTGGACGGTGGTCCCGTGGGACGTTCTCTGCTGGTTGAA GTCTTCTCAGTTGACATTAGCATGGGGGGTGGCGCCTCGCTCCTGGCCGAAGCCAGTTTGAAGTTAGGTCCTGCACCACGACCCCCAGCAACTACCTGGCTGCCTCTGATCGGCACCGCCTTGCCGATACCTCATCTCGGGGAATTGATGTTCTCTTTGAGTTACCTGCCTACGGCCGAGAGGCTGACTCTGGTGGTTGTAAAGGCCAGGAATCTACGAGGTGGAAATCCATTACCCGGAGACACGTTCGTCAAG GTATACTTGCTGCAACATGGTAAGAAGATGCACAAGAAAAGAACGTCCGTGAAGAAGGGTGAGAAGAGTCCGATTTTCAATGAGGCAATCATCTTCAATGTACCCGCTCATGCGTTACAG AGTATTCAATTGAGGCTAACCGTCGCTGAGGCCGGGGAACCAAGGGCTTATTCTGTGGGACACGTAATCGTTGGTGGAGATGCTTCTGGACGAGCATTGGCGCATTGGAGGCAAATGCTGACTGCCCTGAGGCGTCCCGTGGCGATGTGGCATCCCCTTAGGAAGTGA